One window of Limnochordia bacterium genomic DNA carries:
- a CDS encoding ribosomal L7Ae/L30e/S12e/Gadd45 family protein encodes MPHRLGDGKTVVGLKQTTQMVKENRAKVVYVAKDADEVLLKPLIELCRQENVEVVTVDSMHELGVFCRIEVGASTAAIYEEKGGV; translated from the coding sequence ATGCCGCACCGGCTGGGTGATGGGAAGACGGTTGTCGGACTGAAACAGACTACCCAGATGGTTAAGGAGAACAGAGCAAAGGTTGTTTACGTTGCTAAGGATGCCGATGAGGTGTTATTAAAGCCTCTTATTGAGTTGTGCCGACAGGAAAATGTTGAGGTTGTCACAGTTGACAGCATGCATGAGTTGGGAGTTTTTTGCAGGATTGAAGTTGGAGCTTCAACCGCTGCAATTTATGAAGAGAAAGGAGGGGTATAA